Proteins found in one Ptychodera flava strain L36383 chromosome 16, AS_Pfla_20210202, whole genome shotgun sequence genomic segment:
- the LOC139152435 gene encoding uncharacterized protein: MSNTARHIVRQLKSKGVKVLAFDFDETILNIHTGGFWTRDPNLLLPHVRPSMVSLIQPGMESGLHVCVVTFSGQVSLIRHVLEQSLPKSCDISKILIRGSTSDWLPVEDIPDAGKLQHIASVVAELTVTYGVSIDPEEVFLLDDDNTNVDSAREFGHKAFLVTKAFSHDKLNDYIKQIQ, from the exons ATGAGCAACACAGCCCGTCACATCGTAAGACAGCTGAAAAGCAAGGGAGTGAAAGTGCTTGCTTTTGATTTTGACGAGACGATACTGAACATTCACACTGGCGGATTTTGGACTCGAGATCCCAATCTGCTGTTGCCGCATGTACGACCATCGATGGTTTCTCTTATACAGCCAGGCATGGAGTCTGGCCTTCATGTCTGCGTTGTTACATTTTCAGGCCAGGTGTCGCTGATTCGGCACGTACTGGAGCAAAGTCTTCCGAAATCGTG TGACATATCCAAAATACTGATCCGCGGAAGCACGTCAGACTGGTTGCCCGTGGAAGATATTCCGGACGCGGGAAAACTTCAACACATAGCCTCAGTGGTTGCTGAACTGACTGTCACGTACGGCGTGTCAATAGACCCAGAAGAGGTATTCCTCCTGGATGACGACAACACCAACGTGGACTCTGCCAGGGAGTTTGGACACAAAGCCTTTCTGGTCACCAAGGCTTTCAGCCATGACAAGCTGAATGACTACATCAAACAGATACAGTGA